The Branchiostoma floridae strain S238N-H82 chromosome 12, Bfl_VNyyK, whole genome shotgun sequence genome segment CCGAGTGCTGCTAATGGGTAACAAGCTTTCAGTTTTGCAACGAAGTAGATACCAGCAAAAGTagaagaaactagagttccacgaacacatacctttgccaaataaaccaggtttgttatgtagaatgatgtctgtagacaaatgcattactcatttcattttctttataattgtatgcttggagttggtttataaaattgcggcattgattatgcaaattagatcccaagttacaatttacgatatctatcagcataccaaaaatcatgatgatcctttgatccattcttgacttattctctttcaaagtctttaaacacacctctttttctcttccctttttctcagttacatatgtgacaactttgatgaaagtactataatggaatgcagtggatttatgaacttttcctcattaattatgcaacttagctgttaatttgcataataagtatcacattatataagtcttcacttaggctatctacatgccaaaaatcatgacgatccttcaacacgttcatattttctcattaattatgcaaatgagatcaccatttgcatgataaacaattattgacatttctctctttctcagctacatatgtgacaagttttaaagtcctattgtGGAATGTAgtttgaatttataaaatatcctcattaattatgcaaattagctgttgatttgcataattcattatgtaggtatctcattatgtaggtcttcatttacgctacctacataccaaaagacatgatgatctgtcaacatgttcatattttctcattaattatgcaaatgaggccatcatttgcataattgatatccatcgacttttctctccttcccagctacatatgtaacaagtttgaaagtcctatcatggaatgcagtggatttataaattttcctcattaattatgcaaatcagctgttgatttgcataattggtatatcattatgtaagtcatcactcattctatctacataccaaaaatcatgacgattcgtcaacacgttgtagagttattctcgtccaaagtttgaaaggaaaccggcgcctgcagttccaaacaagccgctagggggtccaaactgacagcacttactctctgccccaagggctatctaccagtcaaaaatcatgaccacagcatgtccagaacacgagatataaaaaattgaggttctgctgcagtaccttagcaagcctctagggggcccattatcgaacttgaccttcgttttcccgacctctacccacctaccaaatatcattgggatccatcaaaggcttctcgagttatgctgttaacacacacacacacagacacacagactcacaagcctaaaacataaccttagccattctggcaaaggtaattattgCTCTATATCTGCGTCCTTAACTAATATTCAGTAAAGTtacattgaaacaaaataatTATGTAACTTTAAATGTATTGCATTTATAGAGTGTGTAGTTTAATACTGATAACTTAAATGTGAGTACAGTAAAGACTGTTTGCAATAGATTCTCTAAATCTAACTTAGAAGCGTCTCCTAACGACATATTGCACTAGAGTTTGATATTCAGCAATTTGATGTTTGCAATGACAACAAATGTTTGTAACGATTACACAACAGCAGAGGGAATATGAAGACTTAAAAATATAAATTCGCTGAGAGTAAAGATCCTTTGTGAAATAAATTCAATCAGTGGAACGATGGAAAAGTCgacttttggtcatttctttacaTGATTATAATGAGTTGAATCTACATTGCCACATATTTGTCTACAGATGCTCACAGAGTACATATGGGGCGTTGTCGTATCGTATAAACGTGATGAAAAACTGGGagttgttttttatttatttgtgaataatacacaaataaacaaacgaaaaaTTATACACTTAAAGATAAAAAAGCAAAATTATTCTTATAAAGATCAGAAACAAGCGAAACTTGTTGTTTACAAAACGGTTTGTTTTGGTCCGTAGCNNNNNNNNNNNNNNNNNNNNNNNNNNNNNNNNNNNNNNNNNNNNNNNNNNNNNNNNNNNNNNNNNNNNNNNNNNNNNNNNNNNNNNNNNNNNNNNNNNNNGTACTGGTCGTCTGATCTGTTGACCCTATACATGGACGAACAATTGAAATCTGATGGAATGTCCCAACTGTATGTTTCAGAAATCGTCATGAATGGAAAGATACAgcaacattttctttaaaaaaaagtttcggTGCCCAAATCTTACAAGAGGGCATTTGAacgtacgagggtgagtcagaaagtaatgcaagtggcttcataacagactcgtttcttaatcgaatgagttgaaatttggcacaaaggaaAGGtagatagtctccaagcagaccctacggtgccttagaaatagtatcaaagcccgtttgactcccttagccggctatctccctttggccggctatactcctttgccagctttgatattgtttccaaggcaccgtagggtctgcttggagactaaaggtagaggcatatgtcctcttgagatttaacccttaaactgccaaaccctgATATATCTGGcaaacatatacatgccctgtgtgccacgCCTGGATATATCCgtgatagcgtattcccccgaagtagcagctttgcacGCGTgcagcgcacgaaccccggaaatTAGGGACTTCGGcgttgttcgggggtttcttgttggaggtcagcagccaaccctggcactgatagcagtttatagggctgaaactctggcagtttaagggttaaataTCTAGAGTGGTTctttattattttatgagtgactgagctgatttcaagatgaccatacCCTAGGagtcccgtcagaagaaaagtgaggaTAATGTACAATCaagaatttccctaaaccaatttttgctaaAGACTGAAAAAATAACCAGATGCTTATTTTCAACTCTTACATCCGATCagtttttcgttgctggtgtagagtgatgTATACGCGGTCGtcagggtcatgagatttgCGGTGTTATGATTAAATGTTTCTGTAGCCTACCTTCCCATTAACTAAGAGATATAAAACTTAGTACACTTCTTGGCCTATAAACAGTTGATATCTGTGTAAAATTTCGTTCCTTTTGGTTAATGGGAAAGGCATTGCAAATGTGTATCTAACTAGACTAGGCAACATTTGagagcaaatacaacatatttcaaccattTCCCACCCATGCAAAAATAGATTGTTCCAAAAGTGAATATTAAAAAAGGTTAACCCTAATGCGAGAATCGACTCTTTGTAAGTGCAATTCGACTCTTTGTAAGTGTAATTCGACTTAAAATTGGCCAGTTCAAGACACTTCCACTCAAATTTTACTTCACATATAATCAACCCGGtttaaaaattgatttttaaaaaatcacgcAGCAAGAATGTACCAACATGTAAAATGAacaagtccaaaaacacttcagttaaaaaaaatttaaatacCAGTCCAAGATAGATTTGTAACCCCCTTCTATGAAAGAATGGCATCACCCTTATGTAAAGTGTGGCAGTCCAAACTAAAGGACTTCTGCATAATCAGACTAGTCAagaaatgaatttaaaaaatcccccTGCGACATGAGgaaaagcaaaatatttcccatacctgtatggtgaaatataatTATCAAGAGGGTGTTAGGATCCGACTGTATCAGTATTAGCCGTTTAAATGATTCATTGGTAAATGATGTGAAtctcatacttgtgacatgtttaatgttttattcagtaaggatcttgtgacatgtgtaagttagtacGTTAAACTTTAAGGTGTACATTACCACGCATAGATTATGAAGATGCGATAGTCATTTGTATAATTCGCCAAAAAATGGAATTCTTCAAAAGTTTGGTAGTATTTTGGTAGAGAAGACGATCTTTGAAATAGATAACGCTAATtacatctttatttgcataatcaaatgaGACAACGTAAGACAATTTAacggagatatgaggtctccaaactctagTTTGGAATGATTTCAATATGCAGAAGTTATGCAAGGCCCTAATTCAAATGTTTTTGCCTGAAAAGATATGGCGATTTGAAATCTGAATACATGCAATTCAATTTTCATCTGCTAGaagacgcttttgatccatgagcGCTAGCTTTTGATCAAGTCAATATACAGTATCAAATCATTGATGCTGATTGGCTCACACTATGATACACTTACGTATGCCCAAATAAGGTGTTTTGACTTTGCAATCTAAAGAGATCGAAGTTATTCTTCAATAGAAGAAACAAATCGATTGGTGATAATTGAATGACATAATGTACAcatgaaaaattgttatttttataGATTTTCATTCAGAAATGACACCAGACTTTTCATCATCTCCTTCCCAACTTGAAACTCTAGCGGTTTTCTTATAAGATTTAGGACACCGTGGAAACCTTTCTGAAAGTGTTCCAGTCTGACCCTAACCCCAACCTGCTCCAGACGTTCGGCAAACATGATACCGTCATCTCTGAGCACGTCAAACTCACAAACCAGAATACAGGTGTTTGGAAACCCTGTCAGCTGGCTATCCTCTGCCATGAGAGGGCTGAAATAGGGGTTTACGATATCCTTGATTTCTTCTGGCAGGTCGATAATGACGTCATCCGTTAGGGCCATTTTGGGAAGGGAGGGATCGATAAGGTGTCGGTCTACATAGCCGGCGAATCGAGACGTTTTTAAACAGTCGCTTATGTGAGTGTTACTCACAAATCTCTTGGCCCAAGAGATGTTACCAGTCAGATACAAGCTACAGCTTGACGCATGGGATAGCGTATCCAACCACGGTGTCTCCCTCGTTCTGTGCGAAGTTGT includes the following:
- the LOC118427054 gene encoding neutral cholesterol ester hydrolase 1-like — encoded protein: MTSVSGLHLIVPGGGLYSTPVMMLLTPLGRRSGRILSHSYRLAPEYKFPVPLEDCLHATKYFLHHAREYGVDPTRVGVAGDSTGGNLAAAVALKLALETSNNACPLKLQALVYPALQALDFQTTSHRTRETPWLDTLSHASSCSLYLTGNISWAKRFVSNTHISDCLKTSRFAGYVDRHLIDPSLPKMALTDDVIIDLPEEIKDIVNPYFSPLMAEDSQLTGFPNTCILVCEFDVLRDDGIMFAERLEQVGVRVRLEHFQKGFHGVLNLIRKPLEFQVGKEMMKSLVSFLNENL